The following proteins are co-located in the Pseudomonas synxantha genome:
- a CDS encoding gluconate:H+ symporter, translating to MGLSTAAWMVHDTRLMLCVLLAIASIIVLISASKLPPFLSILIGTFIAGVGAGLPPEEVAKAFSKGAGAILGEAGIIIALGAMLGALMAESGAADRIATTLLGLGKGKSLPWVMALVAMVIGLPLFFEVGLVMMVPIIFVMAKRSNQPLLKIAIPALAGMTTLHALMPPHPGPLIAVGALHADLGLTMLLGFCLAVPAVILAGPLYGNWLSKRLHVDEPAEIGALFSAPPKAPRQSSFGASLLIILLPVILMLGSTLAKVALAPESTLGLTLKFLGEPLIALGLAVIAAVICLGWAAGMPRADVGNTLRKALAPIAVLLLTIGAGGGLKQTLLDAGVSQTISKVAEGAHMPYLLLAWLIAVALRQATGSATVATTTTAGILAPMMAGLAATQSSLVALAIGAGSVFFCHVNDAGFWMVREYFGLQLKQTIWVWSVLQTIVSVVGLVGTLLLWHFLT from the coding sequence TTGGGTTTATCGACTGCCGCGTGGATGGTTCACGACACCCGTCTCATGCTTTGCGTCCTGCTGGCCATCGCTAGCATCATCGTGCTGATCAGCGCGAGCAAATTGCCGCCCTTCCTGTCGATTCTGATTGGCACCTTTATCGCCGGCGTGGGCGCCGGCCTGCCACCGGAAGAAGTGGCGAAGGCATTCAGTAAAGGTGCTGGAGCAATTCTCGGTGAAGCCGGGATCATCATTGCCCTGGGCGCGATGCTCGGCGCGCTGATGGCCGAATCTGGCGCGGCCGACCGAATCGCCACCACTTTGCTCGGGCTGGGCAAGGGCAAGTCATTGCCGTGGGTGATGGCACTGGTCGCCATGGTGATTGGTCTGCCGCTGTTTTTTGAAGTGGGCCTGGTGATGATGGTGCCGATCATCTTTGTGATGGCCAAGCGGTCGAACCAGCCGCTGCTGAAAATCGCCATCCCGGCGCTGGCGGGCATGACCACCCTGCACGCACTGATGCCGCCACATCCGGGGCCGCTGATTGCCGTGGGCGCGTTGCACGCCGACCTGGGCCTGACCATGTTGCTGGGCTTTTGCCTGGCGGTGCCGGCAGTGATCCTGGCTGGGCCGCTCTACGGCAACTGGCTGTCCAAGCGCCTGCATGTGGATGAACCCGCCGAGATTGGCGCGCTGTTCAGCGCACCGCCCAAGGCCCCACGCCAGTCCAGCTTTGGCGCGTCGCTACTGATCATTCTTTTGCCGGTGATCCTGATGCTCGGCAGCACCTTGGCTAAAGTCGCGCTGGCGCCAGAAAGCACCCTTGGCCTGACCTTGAAGTTCCTCGGTGAACCGCTGATCGCCCTCGGCTTGGCGGTCATCGCCGCCGTGATATGCCTGGGCTGGGCCGCAGGCATGCCACGCGCCGACGTCGGCAATACCCTGCGCAAAGCCCTCGCCCCCATCGCCGTGTTGCTGCTGACCATCGGCGCCGGTGGCGGCCTCAAGCAAACCCTGCTGGACGCAGGTGTCAGCCAGACCATCAGCAAGGTCGCCGAAGGCGCACACATGCCCTACCTGTTGCTTGCCTGGTTGATCGCCGTGGCCCTGCGCCAAGCCACCGGCTCGGCCACTGTCGCCACCACCACGACAGCGGGCATCCTCGCGCCAATGATGGCCGGGTTGGCGGCAACGCAAAGCTCACTGGTCGCCCTGGCGATTGGCGCCGGCTCGGTGTTCTTCTGCCACGTCAACGATGCCGGGTTCTGGATGGTGCGTGAGTACTTTGGCTTGCAGTTGAAACAGACGAT
- a CDS encoding TolC family protein — protein sequence MAISVRTLLGAAALWLAANAVQAQPLTLDAALQTAFANNPDLAAAQWEIDIAQGGRQQAGLIPNPVASWDAEDTRRNSRTTSIKLSQTLELGGKRGARIELATRAQDAAALTLEQRRNVLRAEVIDSYYGALRAQERLDLAQRSMALAERGLAVANGRVSAGKSSPVEAIRAQVQVSEIRLELNRAQIGLSDAYRQLAARTGSAATDFEALATQNTFAPALPAAAQLLARLEQTAELRLAELNIVQNEASVGLEKAQRIPDLDVSIGSQYDASVRERVNLLGVSMPIPLFNRNQGNILAASRRTDQARDLRNATELRLRTETRQALDLWQAAITEVRAFNQQVLPAAQSAVDSATRGFEMGKFNFLDVLDAQRTLIAARTQYLTATAQATDAWVRIERIYGDLARF from the coding sequence ATGGCAATTTCCGTTAGAACACTGTTAGGGGCGGCGGCGTTGTGGCTAGCCGCAAATGCCGTCCAGGCACAGCCCCTCACCCTTGATGCAGCCTTGCAAACCGCCTTCGCCAACAACCCGGACCTGGCGGCTGCACAATGGGAAATCGATATCGCCCAGGGCGGCCGCCAGCAGGCCGGCTTGATTCCCAACCCGGTCGCCTCCTGGGACGCCGAAGACACCCGCCGCAACAGCCGCACCACCAGCATCAAGCTCAGCCAGACCCTGGAACTGGGCGGCAAGCGCGGTGCGCGCATCGAGCTGGCCACCCGCGCCCAGGACGCCGCCGCATTGACCTTGGAGCAGCGCCGCAACGTGCTGCGCGCCGAGGTGATCGACAGTTATTACGGCGCCCTGCGCGCCCAGGAACGCCTCGACCTGGCGCAACGCTCGATGGCCCTGGCCGAACGTGGCCTGGCGGTCGCCAACGGGCGTGTCAGCGCTGGCAAGTCATCACCGGTGGAAGCCATCCGCGCCCAAGTGCAGGTGTCGGAAATCCGCCTGGAGTTGAATCGCGCCCAGATTGGCCTGAGTGACGCCTACCGGCAGCTGGCCGCCCGCACCGGCAGTGCCGCCACCGACTTCGAGGCGCTCGCCACACAAAACACCTTCGCACCGGCGTTACCTGCAGCCGCACAATTGCTGGCGCGCCTTGAGCAGACCGCTGAGCTGCGCCTGGCCGAACTGAATATTGTGCAGAACGAAGCCAGCGTGGGCCTGGAAAAAGCCCAGCGCATTCCGGACCTGGATGTGTCCATCGGCAGCCAATACGACGCCAGCGTGCGCGAGCGGGTCAACCTGTTGGGCGTGTCGATGCCGATCCCGTTGTTCAACCGCAACCAGGGCAACATCCTCGCTGCCAGCCGCCGCACCGACCAGGCCCGCGACCTGCGCAACGCCACCGAGCTGCGCCTGCGCACCGAGACCCGCCAGGCCCTGGACCTGTGGCAAGCGGCGATTACCGAGGTGCGCGCATTCAACCAGCAGGTCCTGCCCGCCGCACAAAGCGCGGTCGACAGCGCCACCCGTGGCTTCGAGATGGGCAAGTTCAACTTCCTCGACGTGCTCGACGCCCAGCGCACCTTGATCGCGGCCCGCACCCAATACCTCACCGCGACTGCCCAGGCCACCGACGCCTGGGTACGCATCGAACGCATTTACGGCGACCTCGCCCGGTTTTGA
- a CDS encoding efflux RND transporter periplasmic adaptor subunit, translated as MNKKHGMALAVALGLLLSGFAQAEEEGVLELTEQQIQAAGIQLAQAQPRSISTVLTLPGEVRFDEDRTSHIVPRAAGVVEAVKVNLGQSVKKGELLAVIASQQISDQRSELAASQRRVELARTTFQRERQLWQDKISAEQDYLLARQTLQEAQIALNNARQKMTALSGSAVLAGGNRYELRAPFAGVVVEKHLGVGEVVSETSNAFTLSDLSQVWVTFGVFPKDLNKVRVGKPVKVSSTEMGTEVLGTVAYVGNLLGEQTRTATVRVTVPNPDDAWRPGLFVAVELATDTYQAKVTVPQAAIQTVEDKPSVFVRTAEGFITRHLELGVSQNGYVEVRQGLEAGAQVATVGSFILKSELGKGSAEHAH; from the coding sequence ATGAACAAAAAACATGGCATGGCGCTCGCCGTCGCCCTGGGCCTGCTGCTATCGGGCTTCGCACAGGCCGAGGAAGAAGGAGTGCTCGAACTCACCGAGCAGCAGATCCAGGCCGCCGGCATTCAACTGGCCCAGGCTCAACCGCGCTCTATCAGTACCGTGCTGACGCTACCGGGCGAGGTGCGCTTCGACGAAGACCGCACCTCCCATATCGTGCCCCGTGCGGCGGGTGTGGTGGAGGCGGTGAAGGTCAATCTTGGCCAGTCAGTGAAAAAGGGCGAGCTGCTGGCGGTGATCGCCAGCCAGCAGATTTCCGATCAACGCAGCGAGTTGGCGGCCAGCCAGCGCCGAGTCGAACTGGCGCGCACCACTTTCCAGCGTGAGCGCCAATTGTGGCAGGACAAAATCTCCGCCGAGCAGGATTACCTGTTGGCGCGGCAAACCCTGCAAGAAGCTCAAATTGCCCTGAACAACGCCCGGCAGAAGATGACCGCCCTCAGCGGCAGCGCGGTCTTGGCCGGTGGCAATCGCTATGAGCTGCGTGCGCCGTTTGCCGGGGTGGTGGTGGAAAAACACCTGGGCGTGGGCGAGGTGGTCAGTGAGACCAGCAACGCGTTCACGCTCTCGGATTTGTCCCAGGTGTGGGTCACCTTCGGGGTATTTCCCAAAGACTTGAACAAAGTGCGCGTGGGCAAGCCGGTGAAAGTCAGCTCCACGGAAATGGGCACCGAAGTGCTCGGCACCGTGGCCTATGTCGGCAATTTGCTCGGTGAGCAGACACGTACCGCGACCGTCCGCGTGACCGTGCCCAACCCCGACGACGCCTGGCGCCCAGGCTTGTTTGTGGCCGTGGAGCTCGCCACCGATACCTACCAGGCCAAGGTCACGGTGCCGCAAGCCGCGATCCAGACAGTCGAGGACAAACCCTCGGTATTCGTACGCACCGCAGAGGGTTTTATCACCCGCCATCTTGAATTGGGCGTCAGTCAAAACGGCTACGTCGAAGTGCGCCAGGGCCTGGAGGCCGGCGCGCAGGTGGCGACGGTTGGCAGCTTCATCCTCAAGTCCGAACTGGGCAAAGGCTCGGCCGAACACGCCCATTGA
- a CDS encoding CusA/CzcA family heavy metal efflux RND transporter, which produces MFERLIQFAIEQRIIVLLAVLLMAGVGIASYQKLPIDAVPDITNVQVQINSAAAGFSPLETEQRITFPIETAMAGLPGLQQTRSLSRSGLSQVTVIFKDGTDLFFARQLVNERLQVARGQLPDGIDTAMGPISTGLGEIFLWTVEAEDGARKDDGTPYTPTDLRVIQDWIIKPQLRNVPGVAEINTIGGFAKEYQIAPDPKRLAAYNLTLNDLVTALERNNANVGAGYIERSGEQLLIRAPGQVASIDDIANIVITTSDGTPIRVRHVAQVDIGRELRTGAATENGREVVLGTVFMLIGENSRSVSQAVAKKLEEINRSLPEGVVAVTVYDRTNLVEKAIATVKKNLFEGALLVVAVLFLFLGNIRAALITAMVIPLAMLFTFTGMFTNKVSANLMSLGALDFGIIVDGAVVIVENAIRRLAHAQQRHGRLLTRSERLHEVFAAAKQARRALIFGQLIIMVVYLPIFALTGVAGKMFHPMAFTVVIALLGAMILSVTFVPAAIALFVTGKVKEEENWVMRSARRVYDPVLNWVMTRRPLVFGLALLTIVVSGLVASRMGSEFIPSLSEGDFAQQALRVPGTSLTQSVQMQQQLEKTLLGEVPEIERVFARTGTAEIASDPMPPNISDSYVMLKPKAQWPDPNKSREAIIADIQRASAIVPGSVYELSQPIQLRFNELISGVRSDVAVKVFGDDMAVLNTTAGEIAETLQALNGASEVKVEQTSGLPVLTINIDRDKAARFGLNVGDVQDTIAVAVGGRQAGTLYEGDRRFDMVVRLSDALRTDIEGLSRLLIPVPALAGNTSGQLGFIALSQVASLDLVLGPNQISRENGKRLVIVSANVRGRDIGSFVEEAEAALMAQVKVPVGYWTTWGGQFEQLKEASERLRIVVPVALLLVFGLLFMMFNNLKDGLLVFTGIPFALTGGIMALWLRDIPLSISAGVGFIALSGVAVLNGLVMIAFIRNLREEGRSLALAIHEGALTRLRPVLMTALVASLGFVPMALATGTGAEVQRPLATVVIGGIISSTLLTLLVLPALYQWAHRREEEDE; this is translated from the coding sequence ATGTTTGAGCGCCTTATTCAATTTGCCATCGAGCAGCGCATCATCGTGCTGCTGGCGGTGCTGCTGATGGCCGGTGTCGGCATCGCCAGCTATCAGAAACTGCCCATCGACGCGGTGCCTGATATCACCAACGTGCAAGTGCAGATCAACTCGGCAGCGGCGGGGTTTTCACCGCTGGAAACCGAACAGCGCATCACCTTCCCTATCGAAACCGCCATGGCCGGCCTGCCCGGTCTGCAGCAGACGCGTTCGCTGTCGCGTTCCGGATTGTCCCAGGTAACGGTGATTTTCAAGGACGGCACCGACCTGTTCTTTGCCCGCCAACTGGTCAACGAGCGCCTGCAAGTGGCACGTGGGCAATTGCCCGATGGCATTGATACCGCGATGGGGCCGATTTCCACCGGGCTCGGGGAAATTTTCCTGTGGACCGTGGAGGCCGAGGACGGTGCGCGCAAGGACGACGGTACGCCGTATACCCCGACTGATCTACGGGTGATCCAGGACTGGATCATCAAGCCGCAACTGCGCAACGTACCGGGCGTGGCCGAGATCAATACGATCGGCGGTTTCGCCAAGGAGTACCAGATTGCGCCAGACCCCAAGCGCCTGGCCGCCTATAACCTGACGCTCAATGACCTGGTCACGGCGCTGGAGCGCAACAACGCCAACGTCGGTGCCGGTTATATCGAGCGCAGTGGCGAGCAGTTGCTGATTCGCGCACCGGGGCAAGTGGCGTCCATCGACGACATCGCCAACATCGTCATCACCACCTCGGACGGTACGCCGATCCGCGTGCGTCATGTGGCTCAGGTGGATATTGGCCGCGAACTGCGCACCGGCGCCGCCACTGAAAACGGCCGCGAGGTGGTGCTGGGCACGGTGTTCATGTTGATCGGCGAGAACAGCCGCAGCGTGTCCCAGGCGGTGGCGAAAAAACTCGAGGAGATCAACCGCTCGCTGCCCGAAGGGGTGGTGGCGGTCACCGTGTATGACCGCACCAACCTGGTAGAGAAAGCCATCGCCACGGTGAAGAAAAACCTTTTCGAAGGTGCGTTGCTGGTGGTCGCGGTGTTGTTCCTGTTCCTCGGCAATATCCGTGCGGCGCTGATCACCGCCATGGTGATTCCGCTGGCGATGCTGTTCACCTTTACCGGCATGTTTACCAACAAAGTCAGCGCCAATCTGATGAGCCTCGGCGCATTGGACTTCGGCATTATCGTCGACGGAGCGGTGGTGATCGTCGAGAACGCCATTCGCCGTCTGGCTCACGCGCAGCAGCGCCATGGCCGTTTGCTGACCCGCAGTGAGCGTCTGCACGAAGTGTTTGCCGCCGCCAAGCAAGCGCGACGGGCGCTGATCTTCGGGCAACTGATTATCATGGTGGTGTACCTGCCGATCTTTGCCCTCACCGGCGTGGCCGGCAAGATGTTCCACCCCATGGCCTTCACCGTGGTGATTGCCTTGCTCGGCGCGATGATTCTGTCGGTGACCTTCGTACCGGCGGCGATTGCGTTGTTCGTCACCGGCAAGGTCAAAGAGGAAGAAAACTGGGTCATGCGCAGCGCACGTCGGGTGTACGACCCGGTGCTTAATTGGGTGATGACGCGTCGCCCCTTGGTATTTGGCCTGGCGCTGCTGACCATCGTGGTGTCGGGTCTGGTTGCCAGCCGTATGGGCAGCGAATTTATCCCCAGCCTGAGTGAAGGCGATTTTGCCCAGCAGGCACTGCGCGTACCCGGCACCAGCCTGACGCAATCGGTGCAGATGCAGCAGCAACTGGAAAAAACGTTACTGGGCGAGGTGCCGGAAATCGAGCGGGTGTTTGCGCGTACCGGTACGGCGGAAATCGCTTCCGACCCGATGCCGCCGAATATTTCCGACAGCTACGTGATGCTCAAACCCAAGGCCCAATGGCCCGATCCGAACAAGTCCCGCGAGGCGATCATTGCTGACATCCAAAGGGCCAGTGCGATTGTGCCGGGCAGCGTGTACGAGTTGTCGCAACCGATCCAGCTGCGCTTCAATGAATTGATCTCCGGTGTGCGCAGCGATGTGGCGGTAAAGGTGTTCGGCGATGACATGGCGGTGCTCAACACCACCGCCGGGGAAATCGCCGAGACCTTGCAGGCACTCAACGGCGCCTCGGAAGTAAAGGTGGAACAGACCTCCGGCCTGCCGGTGCTGACCATCAATATCGACCGCGACAAGGCCGCGCGCTTTGGCCTGAATGTGGGTGATGTGCAGGACACCATCGCCGTCGCCGTCGGTGGGCGCCAGGCCGGTACGTTGTACGAAGGGGATCGGCGCTTCGACATGGTGGTGCGTTTGTCCGACGCGTTGCGCACGGATATCGAAGGCTTGTCACGACTGTTGATTCCAGTGCCGGCGTTGGCCGGTAATACGTCGGGGCAACTGGGTTTTATCGCCTTGTCCCAAGTCGCCAGCCTCGACCTGGTGCTCGGCCCCAACCAGATCAGCCGCGAGAACGGCAAGCGCCTGGTGATCGTCAGCGCCAACGTGCGCGGGCGTGATATCGGTTCGTTTGTCGAGGAAGCCGAAGCCGCCCTCATGGCCCAGGTGAAAGTGCCCGTCGGTTACTGGACCACCTGGGGCGGGCAATTCGAGCAGTTAAAAGAAGCCTCCGAGCGCCTGCGCATCGTGGTGCCGGTGGCGTTGCTGCTGGTGTTCGGCTTGCTGTTCATGATGTTCAACAACCTCAAGGATGGCTTGCTGGTGTTCACCGGGATTCCGTTCGCGCTGACCGGTGGGATCATGGCGCTGTGGCTGCGGGATATTCCGCTGTCGATTTCGGCGGGGGTGGGCTTTATTGCGTTGTCGGGTGTGGCGGTGCTGAACGGCCTGGTGATGATCGCCTTTATCCGCAACCTGCGCGAAGAAGGGCGCTCGTTGGCGTTGGCGATCCACGAAGGCGCGCTGACCCGCCTGCGCCCGGTATTGATGACTGCATTGGTGGCGTCCCTCGGGTTCGTCCCCATGGCACTCGCCACCGGCACCGGCGCCGAAGTGCAACGCCCGTTGGCGACGGTGGTGATTGGCGGGATTATTTCTTCGACCTTGCTGACGCTGCTGGTGTTGCCGGCGCTTTACCAGTGGGCCCATCGCCGCGAAGAAGAGGACGAATAA
- a CDS encoding heavy metal sensor histidine kinase — protein sequence MKTGSLSMRLGLTVSLMGAGLVLLLATLAYLALTHELEKLARKNLESKMEQIQHSLALGLDAQAIRARPHSLLDLVIGHDNFYLTIVGTAPNNSVLLNIGAKPQEPLLTDFKPRETLGYLNWTDNYGSQVLSASSLMRLASGERVRVLLSLDRMDDQALLSAYLRATLIALPLLLILIGMGAWWLVQRGLAPLKQFSQVAAKVTTQDLTHRLSVDNLPYELGELAQGFNVMLNRLDAGVQQLSQFSDDLAHELRAPLTNLMGKAQLTLSRQRPPEEYKAVLESNTEELERLARIVSDMLFLAQVSHPAARASFTEVSLAQEAQRVMELFALSAEDKELTLSLRGDAWVTGDRLMIQRAISNLLSNAIRHTPEGSSILLLVEAYEQSVSLSVGNPGRGIDAHHLQHLFERFYRADSSRTRAEGGNGLGLAIVKSIMHLHGGHAHVTSQPGRFTRFSLVFPLNLKTAQVQCGRGLAPDGGGSANACAG from the coding sequence ATGAAGACCGGCAGCCTGTCGATGCGCCTGGGCCTGACCGTCAGCCTGATGGGCGCCGGCCTGGTGTTGCTGCTGGCCACCCTGGCCTACCTGGCCCTCACCCATGAGTTGGAAAAACTGGCGCGCAAGAACCTGGAAAGCAAGATGGAACAGATCCAGCACAGCCTGGCCCTGGGGCTCGACGCCCAGGCCATCCGCGCCCGCCCCCACTCGCTGTTGGACCTGGTCATCGGCCATGACAATTTCTACCTGACTATCGTCGGCACCGCCCCCAATAACAGCGTGTTACTCAACATCGGTGCCAAGCCCCAGGAGCCCTTGCTCACGGACTTCAAACCCCGGGAAACCCTCGGCTACCTGAACTGGACCGACAACTATGGCAGCCAGGTGCTCAGCGCCTCCAGCCTGATGCGCCTGGCCAGCGGCGAACGCGTGCGGGTGCTGCTGTCCCTGGACCGCATGGACGACCAGGCGTTGCTCAGCGCCTACCTGCGCGCCACACTGATTGCGCTGCCGCTGCTGTTGATCCTGATCGGCATGGGCGCCTGGTGGCTGGTGCAACGCGGCCTGGCACCGTTGAAGCAGTTCAGCCAAGTAGCGGCGAAAGTCACCACCCAAGACCTGACCCATCGTTTGTCCGTGGACAACTTGCCCTACGAACTGGGAGAACTGGCCCAAGGCTTCAACGTGATGCTCAACCGTCTGGACGCCGGGGTGCAGCAGCTCTCGCAATTTTCCGATGACCTGGCCCACGAACTGCGGGCGCCCTTGACCAACCTGATGGGCAAGGCCCAACTGACCCTGTCCCGCCAGCGGCCGCCCGAGGAATACAAGGCGGTGCTGGAATCCAACACCGAAGAGCTTGAACGCCTGGCGCGTATCGTCAGCGATATGCTGTTCCTGGCCCAGGTCAGCCATCCTGCGGCGCGGGCGTCATTCACCGAAGTATCCCTGGCCCAAGAAGCCCAGCGGGTGATGGAGCTGTTTGCCCTGAGTGCCGAAGACAAAGAGCTCACCCTGAGCCTGCGCGGCGATGCCTGGGTGACTGGTGATCGGCTGATGATCCAGCGGGCCATATCCAATTTGCTCTCCAATGCCATTCGCCATACACCTGAAGGTTCGAGCATCTTGTTGTTGGTGGAAGCCTATGAACAGAGCGTGTCGCTGTCGGTGGGCAACCCGGGTCGAGGCATCGACGCGCACCACCTGCAGCACCTGTTCGAACGTTTCTACCGCGCCGACAGCAGCCGTACCCGCGCCGAAGGCGGCAACGGGCTGGGGTTGGCGATCGTCAAGTCGATCATGCATCTTCATGGGGGGCATGCCCATGTCACCAGCCAGCCGGGGCGCTTTACGCGGTTCAGCCTGGTGTTTCCCCTGAATCTGAAAACAGCACAGGTCCAGTGTGGGAGGGGGCTTGCTCCCGATGGCGGCGGATCAGCTAATGCATGTGCTGGCTGA
- a CDS encoding heavy metal response regulator transcription factor yields MRILVVEDEQKTADYLQQGLNESGYVVDCAANGIDGLHLAGQHAYELVILDVNLPGKDGWQVLQELRRNSAQRVMMLTARGRLADKIKGLDMGADDYLVKPFEFPELLARVRTLLRRSEHIPQPEVFRVSDLELDPRRHRAYRDTRRIDLTTKEFTLLHVLMRQSGEVLTRTQIISLVWDMNFDCDTNVVEVSISRLRAKVDDQSEVKLIHTIRGVGYVLEARP; encoded by the coding sequence ATGCGTATCCTTGTGGTTGAGGACGAGCAAAAGACTGCTGACTACCTGCAGCAAGGCTTGAACGAAAGCGGCTACGTGGTCGACTGCGCCGCCAATGGCATCGATGGCCTGCACTTGGCCGGGCAGCACGCGTATGAGCTGGTGATTCTCGACGTCAACCTGCCCGGCAAGGACGGCTGGCAAGTTCTGCAAGAACTGCGGCGCAATAGCGCCCAGCGGGTAATGATGCTGACCGCCCGGGGCCGGCTGGCTGACAAGATCAAGGGCCTGGACATGGGCGCCGACGACTACCTGGTCAAGCCCTTCGAGTTCCCCGAGCTGCTGGCCCGTGTGCGCACCTTGTTGCGACGCAGCGAACACATTCCGCAGCCGGAAGTGTTCCGCGTGTCGGACCTGGAACTGGACCCGCGCCGCCATCGTGCTTATCGCGACACTCGGCGTATCGACCTGACCACCAAGGAGTTCACCCTGCTCCACGTACTGATGCGCCAGAGCGGTGAAGTGCTGACCCGCACGCAGATTATTTCCCTGGTGTGGGACATGAATTTCGATTGCGACACCAACGTGGTGGAAGTTTCCATCAGCCGCTTGCGGGCCAAGGTGGATGACCAGAGCGAGGTCAAGCTGATCCACACCATCCGTGGCGTGGGCTATGTGCTGGAAGCGCGTCCATGA
- a CDS encoding DUF2790 domain-containing protein: MNFYKVASGVLTAVLSFGALAEGGGDRTFALMMERNEKAMAAYAIKNGKPVPEVQAYRYGMELDIAKVVNMTPPVRSCNAVPSRMTYEDSSGKLKTLEYQVLGVCRNTGG, from the coding sequence ATGAACTTTTATAAAGTGGCCTCAGGTGTTTTAACCGCCGTCTTATCCTTCGGTGCACTGGCCGAAGGCGGAGGGGATCGAACCTTCGCCCTGATGATGGAGCGCAACGAGAAAGCCATGGCCGCCTACGCGATCAAAAACGGCAAGCCAGTGCCTGAGGTGCAGGCCTATCGTTATGGCATGGAGTTGGACATTGCCAAGGTGGTCAACATGACGCCGCCGGTCCGCTCGTGCAACGCCGTGCCGTCGCGCATGACCTATGAGGATTCCAGCGGCAAGCTCAAAACCCTGGAGTATCAGGTGTTGGGTGTGTGCCGAAACACGGGCGGTTGA
- a CDS encoding AraC family transcriptional regulator: MGNPTHTLDWLHRAPHASGLDRIEAYFAGFAFDPHRHDTYAIGRTLFGVQSFHYRGGMTHSLPGTTMVIHPDELHDGRAGSDEGFKYRMIYVEPALIQQILGGKPLPFIPGGLSTDPRLHRASEVLLQNLECSIDPMQEQDAMYDLAQALSMASGAIVSRKSFDYIAAERAREFIHSALGRSITLDEMADHAGRDRWALSRDFRLLFGTSPYRYLTMRRLDLVRQLLAQGQSLVDAAMTAGFTDQSHMTRQFRSTYGMPPSRWVKMLGR, encoded by the coding sequence ATGGGCAACCCCACCCACACCCTCGATTGGCTGCACCGCGCCCCGCACGCCAGTGGCCTGGACCGTATCGAGGCGTACTTTGCCGGCTTCGCGTTCGACCCCCATCGCCATGACACCTACGCCATCGGGCGCACCTTGTTCGGCGTGCAGAGTTTTCATTACCGCGGCGGCATGACCCACAGCCTGCCTGGTACCACCATGGTGATTCACCCGGATGAACTCCATGACGGCCGCGCAGGCAGCGATGAAGGCTTCAAGTACCGGATGATTTATGTGGAGCCGGCGCTGATCCAGCAGATCCTTGGCGGCAAGCCCTTGCCGTTTATTCCCGGCGGCTTGTCCACCGACCCACGGCTGCACCGCGCCAGCGAAGTGTTGCTGCAGAACCTGGAGTGCTCGATTGACCCGATGCAGGAACAGGACGCCATGTACGACCTGGCACAGGCGCTGAGCATGGCGTCCGGCGCCATCGTCAGCCGCAAATCCTTCGACTACATCGCCGCCGAGCGCGCCCGTGAATTTATCCACAGCGCCCTGGGCCGCAGCATTACCCTGGATGAAATGGCCGACCACGCCGGCCGCGACCGCTGGGCGTTATCGCGGGATTTTCGTTTATTGTTCGGCACCAGCCCCTACCGCTACCTGACCATGCGCCGGCTGGACCTGGTGCGTCAGCTGTTGGCCCAGGGCCAATCGTTGGTGGATGCGGCGATGACCGCCGGCTTCACCGACCAAAGCCACATGACCCGTCAATTTCGCAGCACCTACGGCATGCCGCCATCGCGCTGGGTAAAGATGCTCGGCCGCTGA
- a CDS encoding LysE family translocator — MDFFNPAYVAPLVALALLWTVAVVTPGPNFFNTAQLAASCSRRHGVVASAGVATGTIIWGLAGGLGIKSLFTAAPMLYLAFKIIGGCYLIYLGLKLFKRSAPASVQLPDEPRRSLFSAWRFGLLGNLSNPKAALFVATAFASTMPPSPSPALLTLAVITMATLSFSWYTSVALVFSSERMANLYSRSRKWLDRFAGSCYLLFGAHLVANR, encoded by the coding sequence ATGGATTTTTTCAACCCTGCCTATGTGGCGCCCTTGGTGGCGCTCGCGCTGCTGTGGACGGTGGCCGTGGTGACGCCCGGCCCCAACTTCTTCAATACGGCGCAGTTGGCCGCCAGCTGTTCGCGACGTCACGGCGTGGTGGCATCGGCGGGCGTGGCGACCGGCACGATTATCTGGGGTCTGGCGGGTGGCCTGGGCATCAAGTCGCTGTTTACTGCCGCGCCCATGCTGTACCTGGCGTTCAAGATCATCGGCGGCTGCTACCTGATCTACCTTGGGCTGAAACTGTTCAAGCGCTCGGCGCCGGCATCGGTGCAGTTGCCCGACGAGCCGCGACGCTCATTGTTTTCCGCCTGGCGCTTCGGCTTGCTGGGGAATTTGTCCAACCCCAAGGCCGCGCTATTCGTCGCCACGGCCTTCGCCTCGACCATGCCGCCGTCGCCATCGCCTGCGCTGCTGACCCTGGCGGTCATCACCATGGCGACCTTGTCGTTCAGTTGGTACACCAGCGTCGCCCTGGTGTTTTCCAGCGAGCGCATGGCAAACCTCTACAGCCGTTCGCGCAAGTGGCTCGACCGCTTTGCCGGCAGTTGCTACCTGTTGTTCGGTGCACATCTGGTAGCGAATCGCTGA